A portion of the Bulleidia sp. zg-1006 genome contains these proteins:
- a CDS encoding Cna B-type domain-containing protein, with protein sequence MRTTIHKMYQRCLSIVLTTMMLLSALAPSMQVVAQEIKERASGTNNISVTSYSLDVIDSTHDGKEIDYKKEGNPGYNDYLNDPKKFTQPIGKDQKVSKLTLKLAVNLSAKTAIKDGETLEIPAYLGDEFKNASFGAKSLKDGLGNEIGTYVYNNGKFILKFSGDYIKKNEVKDLGTVLRTDDVTISNTTYGTGKNGEKSTLYGKVVNKTIVAGYEKKNADTPAGPGPLSLDNVTIKSFEIIDVANGNKKIDYRTSDSSEYEAYKKDPSKFSNAFCEGQKNSNFKLKLSMTYTAQKPILEGDTLTIPAFAGHEKQNFSSKPLMDGTKHEIGTWEYKDGKIEIKFSGEYIKHNQVKSFTASFETGNTKTYLSGGGTTLILGERKTQIGKLGKEDLVVGREKEYVVSQNNNETWQTVYKSAPGAGDSAVIWQFGLMSDYIRKNIDGKEHHFFNSYLLEHNGEYSPKTLTDVYMEDTFIDCVESPTLKSVNVWISGIDDKGKVVSGSYPVNLPSILKKIEQGNKTKTQIKTSLKKGEYCIYDNKDGTYTLMLKWWDMNDGNAPKYDDIPSIKAAGGVGNYLKKTHDVYSKLKASTINKINNIYKGKIVQNLYMDFHARYVPVKERTEIPNTATISTKQLGNKEVKATGVLTPPAGIADAPADPLTVKLVKSDRKTGATLSQGFKFKLQTTKDNGKTWTDVTVKQDMVEKGSLDKGQLVPDNKGTVQIKKLKVGKYRFVETAHPKGYEDVTINDAKPNSTQNPTSANSKVITLTNQGSGAYVAMYNNPKGEKVEVKVTKQWVGPEKDTVTVKLLADGKDTGKTLTLTKAEKWQGSFKNLDKHNIDGKEIEYDVKEVAIPNYESKTTGDAKNGFTITNKNVEKVNIPVKKVWNGKKEDKVRVGLLANGKEVAFKDLNESNKWQWTFSGRPKYDDKGKVITYTVKEDKLKGYQTVITGNAKTGFTITNTNVEKVSVSVTKQWVGPAKDSVVVKLKAGGVEKATATLSKANSWKHTFKDLPKYDKDGNKIEYDIEEVSLGGYISGRSGTAESGFTITNTITGKVSVPVTKKWVGKEGTSATVHLLADGQKVAGVTLNKANHWQHTFTNLEKYKNGNEIKYSVEEEKMPLYDSNLQGNAKDGFIITNTHVPPKKEVFTGGTTTNIDGKKVNPGQELTYSITYKNTKGKEVDAVISDKVPAHTEFVSADNGGQYANGMVKWTKKLAHGESWTVSFKVKVVEDVNGEELRNKAKVNDGTNEYDTNETHNPTPTEPEKKVFTGGTTTNIDGKTVQPGQELTYAVTYKNTTGKDVKATISDTIPAHTSFVSAENGGQYANGKVTWTADVAKDKSVTVKFTVKVDKDVNGAPVDNKAKVNDGTNEYDTNETHNPTPTEPKKEVFTGGTTTNIDGKKVNPGQELTYAVTYKNTTGKDVKATITDTIPAHTSFVSAENGGKHENGKVTWTADVAKGKSVTVKFTVKVDKDVNGATLTNTAKVKDGENEYDTNETHNPTPTEPKKEVFTGGTTTNIDGKTVQPGQELTYAISYKNTTGEERDVTITDKLPAHTEFVSADNGGKYENGMVKWTKKIANGESWTVSFKVKVVEDVNGEELRNKAKVNDGVNEYDTNTVKNPTPKTPHNPEPKNPHSPRTGDSSNIALLFMMLLASSAGLGVTYMRRKRV encoded by the coding sequence ATGAGAACAACCATTCACAAAATGTATCAGAGATGCTTGTCCATTGTGCTGACAACAATGATGCTGCTTAGTGCCTTAGCACCAAGTATGCAAGTGGTAGCACAAGAAATAAAAGAGAGGGCATCGGGTACAAATAACATAAGCGTAACATCATATAGTCTTGATGTTATTGACAGTACACACGATGGGAAAGAAATTGACTATAAGAAAGAGGGAAATCCTGGATACAACGATTATCTAAATGACCCTAAAAAATTTACGCAACCTATCGGAAAAGACCAAAAAGTTTCTAAACTAACGTTAAAACTGGCAGTCAACCTCTCCGCAAAAACAGCGATTAAGGATGGCGAGACGCTTGAAATTCCAGCTTACTTAGGGGATGAATTTAAAAATGCCAGCTTTGGAGCAAAGTCACTAAAAGATGGCTTAGGTAATGAAATTGGTACTTACGTCTATAATAACGGAAAATTTATTTTAAAATTTTCAGGGGACTACATTAAAAAGAACGAAGTCAAAGATTTAGGCACAGTACTTCGTACAGATGATGTAACCATTTCAAATACAACTTACGGCACAGGAAAAAATGGTGAAAAATCCACCCTCTATGGAAAAGTGGTGAATAAAACCATCGTTGCAGGCTATGAAAAGAAGAATGCCGATACACCGGCAGGACCCGGACCCCTTAGCCTTGACAATGTAACCATCAAATCTTTTGAAATCATTGATGTCGCAAATGGGAATAAGAAGATTGATTACAGAACAAGTGATAGTTCAGAGTATGAAGCATATAAGAAAGACCCGTCTAAGTTTAGTAATGCTTTTTGTGAGGGGCAAAAAAATAGTAACTTTAAGTTGAAATTATCGATGACTTATACGGCTCAAAAACCAATCTTAGAAGGTGATACCCTTACCATTCCGGCATTTGCAGGACATGAAAAGCAAAACTTTTCTTCAAAACCTTTGATGGATGGAACAAAGCATGAGATAGGTACTTGGGAATACAAGGATGGTAAAATAGAAATTAAATTCAGTGGGGAATATATAAAACATAATCAAGTCAAGAGTTTTACCGCTTCTTTTGAAACAGGAAATACGAAAACATATCTTTCTGGTGGTGGAACAACACTTATATTAGGAGAAAGAAAAACACAAATCGGTAAACTTGGGAAAGAAGATCTTGTAGTAGGTAGAGAAAAAGAGTATGTAGTATCACAGAATAACAATGAGACATGGCAAACAGTTTATAAGTCTGCACCAGGAGCCGGTGATTCTGCTGTTATATGGCAATTTGGACTAATGTCTGATTACATCAGAAAAAATATTGATGGAAAAGAACACCACTTTTTTAATTCATATTTATTAGAACATAATGGGGAATATTCACCAAAGACACTGACGGATGTATACATGGAAGATACATTTATTGATTGCGTGGAAAGTCCTACTCTGAAATCAGTAAATGTGTGGATTTCAGGTATAGACGATAAAGGGAAAGTAGTTTCTGGTAGCTATCCAGTAAATTTACCGTCTATTTTGAAAAAAATAGAACAAGGAAATAAAACGAAAACGCAAATTAAAACCTCACTTAAAAAGGGTGAATATTGTATCTATGATAATAAAGACGGAACATATACACTTATGCTTAAATGGTGGGATATGAATGATGGAAATGCTCCTAAATATGATGATATTCCATCAATTAAAGCCGCTGGTGGTGTCGGAAATTATTTAAAGAAAACCCATGATGTGTATAGCAAGCTTAAAGCATCAACTATCAATAAGATTAATAATATATACAAGGGGAAAATCGTTCAGAATCTGTATATGGATTTTCATGCGAGATACGTTCCTGTAAAAGAAAGAACAGAAATTCCAAACACTGCAACAATCAGTACCAAGCAACTTGGTAACAAAGAAGTGAAAGCAACAGGTGTTTTAACCCCACCAGCCGGTATTGCCGACGCACCAGCTGACCCGCTAACTGTAAAACTGGTCAAGTCAGATAGAAAAACAGGTGCAACCCTATCACAAGGCTTTAAGTTTAAACTACAAACCACAAAAGACAATGGTAAAACATGGACTGATGTAACTGTAAAACAGGACATGGTAGAAAAAGGAAGCCTGGATAAAGGTCAGTTAGTACCGGACAATAAGGGAACCGTTCAGATTAAAAAACTGAAGGTCGGTAAATACCGCTTTGTCGAAACAGCCCATCCAAAAGGCTACGAAGATGTAACAATCAATGATGCGAAACCAAACAGTACACAAAACCCTACTTCCGCCAACTCAAAGGTCATCACACTAACCAACCAAGGAAGCGGAGCCTATGTAGCTATGTACAATAATCCAAAGGGAGAAAAGGTAGAAGTTAAGGTAACGAAGCAGTGGGTAGGACCTGAAAAAGACACTGTCACCGTAAAACTATTGGCAGATGGAAAAGATACAGGCAAAACCCTTACTCTTACAAAAGCTGAAAAATGGCAAGGCAGCTTCAAGAACCTAGATAAACACAATATCGACGGGAAAGAAATCGAGTACGATGTCAAAGAAGTCGCCATCCCTAACTATGAAAGTAAAACAACAGGGGACGCAAAGAATGGCTTTACCATTACCAATAAGAATGTAGAGAAGGTAAACATTCCGGTTAAAAAGGTTTGGAATGGTAAAAAAGAGGATAAGGTAAGAGTAGGACTGCTTGCGAATGGTAAAGAAGTAGCCTTTAAGGATTTGAATGAATCCAATAAATGGCAGTGGACATTTAGCGGTCGTCCAAAGTATGACGATAAGGGTAAAGTAATCACCTATACCGTTAAAGAAGATAAGTTAAAGGGCTATCAGACTGTCATCACAGGAAACGCAAAGACAGGTTTTACGATTACCAACACCAATGTAGAAAAGGTATCCGTTTCGGTAACGAAGCAGTGGGTAGGACCTGCAAAAGATTCAGTTGTTGTAAAACTAAAGGCAGGAGGTGTAGAAAAAGCTACCGCCACTCTAAGTAAAGCGAATTCTTGGAAACATACCTTTAAAGACCTTCCAAAGTATGATAAGGATGGAAATAAGATTGAGTATGATATTGAAGAAGTAAGTCTAGGTGGATATATCTCAGGTAGGAGCGGTACAGCAGAATCAGGCTTTACCATTACCAATACCATTACAGGTAAAGTATCCGTTCCGGTTACCAAGAAATGGGTAGGAAAAGAAGGAACTTCAGCAACCGTTCATCTTTTAGCAGACGGTCAGAAAGTAGCCGGTGTTACTCTGAATAAGGCTAACCATTGGCAACATACCTTCACCAATCTTGAAAAGTATAAGAACGGAAATGAGATAAAGTACAGCGTAGAAGAAGAAAAGATGCCACTTTATGACAGCAACCTACAAGGAAACGCTAAAGATGGCTTTATCATCACCAATACCCATGTCCCACCTAAGAAAGAAGTCTTCACAGGTGGTACCACTACCAACATCGATGGTAAGAAGGTCAACCCCGGACAAGAATTGACTTACTCCATTACTTACAAGAATACCAAGGGTAAGGAAGTCGACGCTGTTATCAGCGATAAAGTTCCAGCCCATACGGAGTTCGTATCCGCCGATAATGGTGGTCAGTATGCAAATGGAATGGTTAAGTGGACAAAGAAGCTAGCTCATGGAGAAAGCTGGACAGTTAGCTTTAAGGTAAAAGTAGTAGAGGATGTAAATGGCGAAGAGTTAAGAAACAAAGCCAAGGTCAATGACGGCACAAATGAGTATGACACTAATGAAACTCATAACCCTACACCAACTGAACCTGAGAAAAAAGTATTCACAGGTGGAACAACTACCAACATTGATGGTAAGACAGTTCAACCTGGACAAGAATTGACTTACGCCGTTACCTACAAGAACACCACAGGTAAAGATGTCAAAGCAACGATTAGCGATACTATCCCGGCTCACACCAGCTTTGTATCTGCGGAAAATGGTGGACAATACGCAAACGGTAAAGTCACATGGACAGCTGATGTCGCTAAAGACAAGAGCGTTACCGTTAAGTTCACCGTCAAAGTAGACAAGGACGTAAACGGAGCCCCTGTCGATAACAAAGCCAAGGTCAATGACGGAACAAATGAGTATGATACGAATGAAACTCATAACCCTACACCAACTGAACCTAAGAAAGAAGTCTTTACAGGCGGAACGACGACTAACATTGACGGTAAGAAGGTCAACCCCGGACAGGAATTAACCTATGCCGTTACCTACAAGAACACAACAGGTAAAGATGTTAAAGCAACCATCACTGATACCATCCCGGCTCACACAAGCTTCGTATCTGCGGAAAATGGTGGTAAGCATGAAAATGGTAAAGTGACATGGACAGCTGATGTAGCCAAAGGTAAGAGTGTTACCGTTAAGTTCACCGTCAAAGTGGACAAAGACGTCAACGGAGCAACGCTTACTAATACAGCAAAAGTCAAGGATGGTGAAAATGAGTATGATACGAATGAAACCCATAACCCTACACCAACTGAGCCTAAGAAAGAAGTATTCACAGGTGGAACGACGACTAACATCGATGGTAAGACAGTTCAACCTGGACAGGAATTAACCTACGCTATTAGCTACAAGAATACGACAGGAGAAGAACGTGATGTAACCATTACTGATAAGCTACCGGCCCATACTGAATTCGTATCTGCAGATAATGGCGGTAAGTATGAAAACGGAATGGTTAAGTGGACAAAGAAAATAGCTAATGGTGAAAGCTGGACAGTTAGCTTTAAGGTAAAGGTAGTAGAGGATGTAAATGGTGAAGAGTTAAGAAACAAAGCCAAGGTAAACGATGGAGTAAACGAGTATGATACCAATACGGTGAAGAATCCAACACCAAAGACTCCTCATAATCCTGAACCAAAGAATCCACATTCACCAAGAACAGGAGATAGCAGTAATATTGCCCTATTGTTCATGATGTTACTGGCTTCGAGTGCAGGACTAGGTGTGACTTACATGAGAAGAAAAAGAGTGTAA
- a CDS encoding helix-turn-helix domain-containing protein, which produces MKRIRLSMKEQEKYLTIKDLIDHHGNKKRAALKLGVSIRTINRLIIVYRNKGKAGFVHGNRNRPSAHCLTQELSSHIIHLYQSIYQDAGFNFSHFTQFLSEKHDIHVSLSSVRRILNEVGIFSPNEHRCSKRKEVSCL; this is translated from the coding sequence ATGAAGAGGATACGATTATCTATGAAAGAACAAGAAAAATATTTGACAATCAAAGATTTAATTGACCATCACGGCAATAAGAAACGAGCAGCTTTAAAACTTGGTGTTTCTATTCGTACAATCAATCGTTTAATTATTGTCTATCGGAATAAAGGAAAAGCCGGTTTCGTTCACGGAAACAGAAACCGACCATCTGCTCATTGCCTCACACAAGAATTAAGCTCTCACATCATACATCTTTATCAATCGATTTATCAAGATGCGGGCTTTAATTTTTCTCATTTCACCCAATTCTTAAGTGAAAAACATGATATCCATGTCAGTCTTTCTTCGGTTAGAAGAATTTTAAATGAAGTAGGTATCTTCTCCCCTAATGAACACCGCTGTTCAAAAAGAAAAGAAGTATCATGTCTTTAA
- a CDS encoding ISNCY family transposase: protein MSLKQTKPTLTDTELNVAVNHELSLQLAHPRKARCKNFGEEIQMDGSIHNWFGENKATLHLAIDNATGVIVGAYFDKQETLHGYYHCFHQILSNYGVPYQFLTDRRTVFEYERRTNKSAENDVLTQFGYACNTLGVTIETSGVSQYKGQIERANRTFQDRLVSELKMENITTIEKADQYLIETFVPNFNRRFAQDYTKYPSVIESSPGEETINLTLSVICERKFDNGSCISYKKNITKPIIKIIN, encoded by the coding sequence ATGTCTTTAAAACAAACGAAACCGACTCTCACGGATACGGAACTAAATGTGGCTGTCAATCATGAATTAAGTTTACAACTAGCTCATCCAAGAAAAGCTCGATGTAAGAATTTTGGGGAAGAAATACAAATGGATGGCTCTATTCATAATTGGTTTGGTGAAAATAAGGCAACACTACATCTAGCGATTGATAATGCCACAGGCGTGATTGTAGGTGCTTATTTTGACAAGCAAGAAACACTTCACGGCTATTATCACTGTTTTCACCAAATCCTTTCTAACTATGGCGTACCCTATCAATTTCTTACCGATAGACGAACTGTTTTTGAGTATGAAAGACGCACGAATAAATCGGCTGAAAATGATGTCTTAACGCAATTCGGTTATGCCTGTAACACTCTTGGCGTTACCATTGAAACTTCCGGTGTTAGCCAATACAAGGGGCAAATAGAAAGAGCGAATAGAACCTTTCAAGACCGCTTAGTTAGTGAGTTAAAAATGGAGAATATAACAACCATAGAAAAAGCCGACCAATATCTTATTGAAACCTTCGTACCTAATTTTAATAGGCGTTTTGCTCAAGATTATACGAAATACCCTTCGGTAATAGAAAGTAGTCCCGGCGAAGAGACAATCAATCTAACATTATCAGTTATATGCGAAAGAAAATTCGATAATGGCTCCTGTATAAGCTATAAAAAAAATATTACCAAGCCTATAATCAAAATAATCAATTAA
- a CDS encoding ECF transporter S component encodes MNTKRFTLMALMMTLVIVLSSFSLTVPGGHLYLNDVVIVLSALLFSPKDALLVCGLGAFLGDFFFYPSPMFVSLVTHGVQGYVISYLAHSNRNLISKNRSLIAACVGAFIMVGGYTFGRAFVYSTLKTSLIKLPFQIVQASVGVIFGYFLRYHAVPKQIEEIV; translated from the coding sequence ATGAACACCAAACGCTTTACTTTAATGGCTCTTATGATGACATTGGTCATCGTTCTATCCTCCTTTAGCTTAACCGTTCCGGGCGGTCATCTCTATTTAAATGATGTTGTGATTGTGTTATCGGCTTTATTATTTAGTCCTAAAGATGCTTTATTAGTCTGTGGACTCGGTGCTTTCTTGGGAGATTTCTTTTTTTATCCAAGCCCAATGTTCGTGTCCTTGGTTACCCATGGTGTACAAGGCTATGTGATTTCCTATTTAGCTCACTCTAATCGAAACCTTATCTCTAAAAATCGTAGTTTAATCGCCGCTTGTGTTGGGGCTTTCATTATGGTTGGCGGATATACCTTTGGTCGTGCTTTTGTTTATTCCACCTTAAAGACTTCTTTGATTAAGTTACCATTTCAAATTGTACAAGCTTCGGTTGGTGTTATCTTTGGCTATTTCTTGCGCTATCACGCTGTTCCAAAACAAATTGAGGAAATAGTATGA
- a CDS encoding chorismate mutase, translating into MNELEQIRSAIDTIDQEMVSLFEQRMNAVQQVIAYKKAHHFPILDTNREKEVLQKNSAYLKDSTLIPYYERWLKETMRIAKQYQKDLF; encoded by the coding sequence ATGAATGAATTAGAACAAATCCGCTCTGCCATTGATACCATTGATCAAGAAATGGTCTCTTTATTTGAACAAAGAATGAATGCCGTTCAACAAGTTATTGCTTATAAAAAAGCCCATCATTTTCCCATCCTTGATACCAATCGTGAAAAAGAAGTTCTACAAAAAAATAGTGCTTATCTAAAAGATAGCACTCTAATTCCCTATTATGAACGATGGTTAAAAGAAACTATGAGGATTGCCAAACAATACCAAAAGGATTTATTTTAA
- a CDS encoding cation diffusion facilitator family transporter: protein MREKKIIQTSLIAIVMNLLLVAFKMGIGLIANSLSIILDAVNNLSDALSSIITIGGTTLSKKTADKEHPYGHGRYEYIAALIVAFIILYAGIQSVIETIKLWLHPSQPKYSWWSVLIVTVAIFVKIFLGNYVQQVGIQLDSPSLKNSGQDAKNDSLLSVATLMSALSSLWLHFEIDKYVSVVIALFILKSGYDILNETLSRILGERISSSLTSSVIEAAKHVPGVCGVYDLFINDYGPNRWIGSLHVEVEDTTSASRIDQLSRKVMRQVYIETGVTLSAVGIYARNSHSEEVNEMRTGISKYCLQLGFVKQVHGFLVDQENKRIRFDIVVPFGIKSLNQKQMDLKEWIKKEYPGYAIDLTIDPDTTD, encoded by the coding sequence ATGAGAGAAAAGAAAATTATTCAAACAAGCCTTATCGCTATCGTAATGAATTTATTATTAGTGGCTTTTAAAATGGGGATTGGTCTTATCGCTAATTCACTTTCGATTATCTTAGATGCTGTCAATAATTTAAGCGATGCTCTATCGTCTATCATCACGATTGGCGGAACAACTTTATCTAAGAAAACGGCGGATAAAGAGCATCCTTATGGTCATGGCCGTTATGAATATATCGCCGCTTTAATTGTGGCTTTTATTATTTTATACGCCGGTATTCAATCGGTGATTGAAACAATTAAGCTTTGGCTTCATCCTAGTCAGCCAAAGTATTCTTGGTGGTCGGTTTTGATTGTGACGGTGGCTATTTTTGTCAAAATATTCTTGGGAAATTATGTTCAACAAGTAGGGATTCAATTGGATTCTCCCTCTTTAAAAAACTCCGGTCAAGATGCTAAGAATGATTCTTTATTATCAGTGGCTACTTTGATGTCAGCACTAAGCTCTTTGTGGTTGCACTTTGAGATTGATAAATATGTATCTGTGGTGATTGCTTTATTCATTCTAAAGAGCGGGTATGACATTTTGAATGAAACCCTATCGCGTATTTTAGGGGAAAGAATTTCTTCTTCTTTAACTAGCTCTGTGATTGAAGCGGCGAAGCATGTACCGGGTGTTTGTGGAGTATATGATTTGTTTATCAATGATTATGGTCCAAATCGTTGGATTGGCTCTTTACATGTGGAAGTGGAAGATACAACTTCGGCATCTCGGATTGATCAACTCTCCAGAAAAGTAATGCGTCAGGTTTATATAGAAACGGGAGTAACTTTATCGGCGGTTGGTATTTACGCCAGAAATTCGCACTCGGAAGAGGTGAATGAAATGCGAACGGGAATTAGTAAATATTGTTTACAATTAGGATTTGTGAAACAAGTGCATGGTTTCTTAGTGGACCAAGAGAATAAAAGAATTCGTTTTGATATTGTGGTTCCCTTTGGTATAAAATCACTCAATCAGAAACAAATGGATTTAAAGGAATGGATAAAAAAAGAGTATCCAGGTTACGCTATTGACTTAACAATCGACCCGGATACAACGGATTAA
- a CDS encoding MarR family winged helix-turn-helix transcriptional regulator: MAKDKYEGLKLENQICFPLYSAARKITGMYTPFLKPLGITYTQYIVFLVLWEEHHLTVGDLCEKLYLDSGTITPLLKKMEEREWVTRTRSKIDERVVLVDLTEEGKAMREKCLDIPKRISSCVSFSITEASDLYKLLHQILEEF; encoded by the coding sequence ATGGCTAAAGATAAATACGAAGGCTTGAAGTTAGAAAATCAAATTTGTTTTCCATTATATTCAGCAGCGAGAAAAATCACTGGAATGTACACGCCGTTTTTAAAGCCATTAGGCATTACGTATACACAATATATTGTTTTCTTGGTGCTATGGGAAGAACATCATTTAACAGTAGGTGATTTGTGTGAGAAGTTGTACTTAGATAGTGGAACAATCACACCATTATTAAAGAAGATGGAAGAAAGGGAATGGGTGACAAGAACTCGTTCTAAGATAGATGAACGCGTTGTTTTAGTCGATTTAACGGAAGAAGGAAAAGCAATGCGTGAAAAGTGTTTGGATATTCCAAAGCGTATTTCTTCTTGTGTTTCTTTTTCAATAACGGAAGCAAGTGATTTATACAAGCTTCTTCACCAAATCTTAGAAGAATTCTAA
- the asnA gene encoding aspartate--ammonia ligase, giving the protein MSYYQPTLSIRETQEAIKYIRDTFQYEFGKVMRLERISAPLFVSRESGLNDTLSGIERPVSFDALNLENTTLEVVQSLAKWKRFALKKYDFKNGEGLYTNMNAIRRDETPDATHSFYVDQWDWEIAISKENRRKEYLEETVRLIFKVIKHMEHEVWYKYPKAVCHLAEDVHFIDSQELLDLYPSLNAKEREREITRQYGCVFIERIGETLKGSQEPHDKRAADYDDWQLNGDLFFWLPQLEQALELSSMGIRVDENSIVSQCESAHCTERLQMPYHQMILKHELPYSIGGGIGQSRLCMLLLNKAHIGEVQASYWPEEIVKDCSFKNIPLL; this is encoded by the coding sequence ATGTCATATTATCAACCCACCCTATCCATTCGTGAAACCCAAGAAGCCATTAAATATATCCGCGATACCTTCCAATATGAGTTTGGTAAGGTGATGCGGCTAGAAAGAATATCCGCACCCTTGTTTGTTTCAAGGGAATCCGGTTTAAATGATACTCTTAGTGGTATTGAAAGACCCGTTTCATTTGATGCTTTAAACTTGGAAAACACAACCTTGGAAGTAGTTCAATCTTTAGCGAAATGGAAGCGTTTTGCTTTAAAGAAATATGACTTTAAAAATGGTGAAGGCTTATACACCAATATGAATGCCATTCGTAGAGATGAAACACCCGATGCTACGCATTCTTTCTATGTGGATCAATGGGATTGGGAAATCGCAATTAGTAAAGAAAACCGTCGTAAGGAATATTTAGAAGAAACCGTCCGCTTGATTTTTAAAGTCATCAAACACATGGAACATGAGGTTTGGTATAAATACCCAAAAGCGGTTTGTCATTTAGCCGAGGATGTTCATTTTATTGATTCACAAGAATTGTTGGATTTGTACCCCAGCTTGAATGCCAAAGAACGTGAACGTGAAATCACACGTCAATATGGTTGTGTCTTTATCGAACGCATTGGTGAAACCTTAAAAGGATCACAGGAACCACATGATAAAAGAGCGGCCGATTATGACGACTGGCAATTAAATGGTGATTTATTCTTCTGGTTACCACAATTAGAGCAAGCCCTTGAGTTAAGCTCTATGGGAATTCGCGTGGATGAAAATTCCATCGTATCGCAATGTGAAAGTGCTCATTGTACCGAAAGACTCCAAATGCCTTATCATCAGATGATTCTTAAGCATGAATTACCTTACTCCATTGGTGGTGGTATTGGACAATCTCGATTGTGTATGTTACTACTGAATAAAGCCCATATTGGTGAAGTGCAAGCTTCTTATTGGCCTGAAGAAATCGTCAAGGACTGCTCTTTTAAAAATATCCCTCTATTATAA
- a CDS encoding nitroreductase family protein produces MTFEELAKNRYTVRKFSDCAVEKEKLDKILEVGNLAPTAKNGQPHKIYVVQSEEGLAKLNKLTRCIYGAKIVFIFAYDTNKIFKTSPEAKHNSGHQDVSIVATHMMFEAEELGLSTCWVNAFSNEEVEKEMGLPENEKVVLLMPLGYAHEDAKPSILHTTKKDLSEIVSYK; encoded by the coding sequence ATGACATTTGAAGAATTAGCGAAGAATCGTTATACAGTTCGAAAATTTTCAGATTGTGCAGTAGAAAAGGAAAAATTAGACAAAATTTTAGAAGTGGGTAATTTAGCACCAACGGCTAAGAATGGTCAACCACATAAAATTTATGTGGTTCAAAGTGAAGAAGGGTTAGCCAAATTAAATAAACTAACCCGCTGTATTTATGGTGCAAAGATTGTTTTCATTTTTGCGTATGATACAAATAAAATTTTTAAGACCTCACCGGAGGCTAAGCATAATTCCGGTCATCAAGATGTTAGTATTGTTGCGACACACATGATGTTTGAAGCAGAAGAACTTGGTTTAAGCACCTGTTGGGTGAATGCGTTCTCTAATGAAGAGGTAGAAAAGGAAATGGGCTTACCCGAAAATGAAAAGGTTGTTCTATTAATGCCACTAGGTTATGCCCATGAAGACGCAAAGCCATCGATTCTTCACACCACGAAAAAAGACTTATCAGAAATTGTTTCCTATAAGTAA
- a CDS encoding PadR family transcriptional regulator — translation MDAQFKKGVLELCVLSKLVDEDKYGYELTEDISQELSITAGTLYLILKRLKDNDYVQTYLKESNSGPARKYYHITTRGLSYQQEQKNEWLSFVEKVRNLL, via the coding sequence ATGGATGCTCAATTTAAAAAAGGTGTTTTAGAATTATGTGTCTTATCCAAGCTTGTGGATGAAGATAAGTATGGCTATGAGTTAACCGAAGATATTTCCCAAGAGTTATCCATTACAGCCGGTACTTTATACCTTATCTTAAAGCGATTAAAAGACAATGACTACGTTCAAACTTATTTAAAAGAATCGAACAGTGGACCGGCTCGAAAATACTACCACATTACCACAAGGGGTTTATCCTACCAACAGGAACAAAAAAACGAATGGCTATCCTTCGTTGAGAAAGTGAGGAATTTATTATGA